CAGCGTGGCGAGCGCGGAGATAATATCTTCACGTCCCTGAATCTGTCCGAAATGACTCTCCATTCCCCACAGTGCCACGATATATGGCGCCGGTACGCCATACTGCTGGCTGGCGCTTGCCAGCTCGCTTTGATATTGCTGATAACGGCTCCGGCCCTGCTCGATCTTTTTCGGCGTGATGACGCGCGCCAGATAATCATCAAGGGTAATTTTCTGTTCCGGCTGATTGCGATCGGATTTAATCACCCGGTCGACAAAACGCACGTTCGCGAACGCGCTATTTAACGTCTCTTCATTAATGCCCTGCTGGCGCGCCTGCGCTTTTAGCTGCTCGACGTAAGCGGGAAACTCTGCCGGATCGCGTCCCTGCTGCGCCAGCGTGGTGTTGCCGGCAGGCGCTCTGAGAAAGCCGCCGCTTTTGGTTGCGCCCGCGGAAGCGGCGGGCGTAGAGGTAGCAGGCGCTGACGAGACGCTATTTTTACTGGCGCATCCTGCCAACATTATTGTCAGTAACGTCGCGCTCAGGGCATTTAGCTTCATATCAGGTCCTTATTAATCAATTGAAAATCGCCGGAAATAAACTGAAGAATTATTCGCCAATTTATTATTTACAGATGAATCTGAATTAAGCCGGATCCTTTTTTCCCAAATGTATTTTAAGCAGATCTTCGACCGGTGGCGGAAGCTGCAAATAATAACCCTGCTCTCGCAGCGCCAGCTTTACTTTCTCAATATCCGCATTCGCCAGTTTCTTAGTGCGTTCAAGGGGTAACACCATCGCCAGCTGCGGTTTGCCAAAACCGCGCAGTAGCTCTTCCGGCACGCGGGAAAAGTCGTCTTTTTTTTCAACATAGAGATAAGTCTGATCGCGTTGAGGGCTTCTGTAGATCACACAAAACATATTTTTTACTCGAATTAAGCGGGGTGGTGACTTGCCTGAATATAGCAGTAACTATAACATGCTTGCAGTAGTTAGGAATAATGTCCCGCCTTGATTACGCGCTGGCTAAATCAGGCATAATTTAGTCGGGTTTAGACATAACAGGACTGAGCCAGGACAGATGTCGCAAACGCCAATCGAGTTTAAAGGCAGTAGTTTTACTCTGTCTGTTGTTCATTTACACCACACGCATCCCGATGTGGTTCGTCAGGCGCTTCAGGACAAAATTGATCAGGCGCCTGCCTTTCTCAAAAATGCGCCCGTGGTGCTGAATGTAGCCTCTCTGGACGGTGACGTTAACTGGAAACAGATGCAGCAGGCTATCGCGTCAACGGGGCTACGCATTGTCGGCGTCAGCGGCTGTAAAGATGAGGCGCTCAAGCGCATGATCGCGCGCGCCGGTCTGCCCATCCTGTCTGAAGGCAAAGAACAGAAGAAAAGTCCTGAGCCGGTAGCGCCAGTTGCTGTCGCGGCGCCGGAAAACGCGCTGGCTAAAACGCGCGTGGTGACCACGCCGGTGCGCTCCGGACAGCAAATTTATGCGCGTAATACCGATCTAATCGTAACAAATAGCGTCAGCGCCGGTGCCGAGCTGGTCGCCGATGGCAATATTCATATTTATGGCATGATGCGCGGTCGTGCGCTGGCTGGCGCCAGCGGCGATCGCGATTGCCAGATATTTTGTACCAGTTTATCTGCGGAGCTGGTTTCCATAGCGGGCGAGTACTGGATTATGGATCAAATTCCGACGGAATATTTTGCAAAAGCAGCGCGCCTTAGCCTAAAAGATGGCGCGCTGACAATACAGACTTTGAATTAGGCCCCTTTTTATTTATAAGGAATTCTTATATATGGCACGCATTATTGTAGTTACATCCGGCAAAGGGGGCGTTGGCAAGACCACGTCAAGCGCGGCCATTGCTACCGGTCTGGCACAGAAAGGGAAAAAAACCGTGGTGATCGATTTTGATATCGGTCTGCGTAATCTCGATCTGATTATGGGCTGTGAAAGACGCGTGGTTTATGATTTCGTCAATGTGATCCAGGGCGACGCCACGCTGAACCAGGCACTGATTAAAGACAAACGAACAGAAAACCTCTATATCCTGCCTGCTTCCCAAACGCGAGATAAAGATGCCCTGACGCGCGAAGGCGTCGAAAAAGTGCTGAATGAACTGGATAAGATGGAGTTTGACTTCGTCCTGTGCGATTCGCCCGCAGGCATTGAGACCGGCGCGCTGATGGCGCTCTATTTTGCCGATGAAGCCATTATCACCACCAACCCGGAAGTCTCTTCGGTGCGCGACTCCGATCGTATTCTGGGCATTATCGCCTCCAAATCACGCCGTGCCGAAAACGGTCAGGAGCCGGTCAAAGAGCATCTGCTGCTGACGCGTTATAACCCAGGCCGCGTGAGCCGCGGCGATATGCTGAGCATGGAAGATGTGCTGGAGATCCTGCGTATTCCGCTGGTTGGCGTAATCCCGGAAGATCAGTCGGTGCTGCGCGCTTCCAACCAGGGCGAACCCGTTATTCTGGATACCGAATCCGATGCGGGCAAAGCCTATGCCGATACCGTTGAACGGTTACTCGGTGAAGAACGCCCCTTCCGCTTCATTGAAGAAGAGAAGAAGGGATTCCTGAAACGCCTGTTCGGGGGATAAACCATGGCCTTACTCGATTTCTTTTTATCCCGTAAAAAGAACACTGCCAATATAGCCAAGGAAAGGCTGCAGATCATCGTAGCTGAACGCAGGAGGGGCGATAGCGAGCCCCATTATCTGCCGCAGCTGAAGCGCGATATTCTGGAGGTAATTTGCAAATATGTGAAGATCGATCCAGAAATGGTGACGGTCCAGCTGGACCAGCGCGGTGATGATATCTCGATACTGGAACTGAACGTGACGCTGCCGGAAATGGAAGAAGCCACGAAATGATGCGTCTCCAGTCCTGACCTTCCCCTGCCTTACGCAGGGGAACGTTTAAGCAGGCTATTGCGGATAGTCCGCTAACACCTGTTTGATTTCCTGCTCCATCAGTTCGCCACGCCATCCGCTGACCAGTTCGGGCAGCCGCTCACGCGGTTTGATTTGCCAGTGCCAGCTCAACAGCTGATTGATTTGACGGCGTGACGCCAGCAGTTCAGTACTCAGTCCGCTGCGCTCGCTTACCTCCTGCACGACCGCCTTCAGCGCTTTAAACGCCTTTTTATAGTGCGGATGATCGTTAATATTGAGCAGCATCTCCGGCAGGCTCTCTTCCGGTAACGCGTTAGCTTCATTCACCATATCCAGCAGCGTTTTGCCATGGAAACGGATTTCGTGACCGCTCAATCCTAAATGATCCAGCTCGCCCAGGGTGCCCGGCAGATAGCGCGCTACCTTCCACAGGTTCTCTTCGCGCACCACGAAATTAACCGCCATATTCTTTTCACGGGCCAGTTTCAGGCGCCAGGCTGCCATACGTTGCAATGCCGCCAGCTGACGCGGGCGCAGCAGCGAAGCATTGCTGATTTCCCGATACGCCTCCTCCGGCTGCAGCGTTTCCGTACGGCGTTGACACAGCAGCAGACATTCACTGCGCGCCGCCTCCAGCTGCCCTGCCGCCGCGGTTTCATCCATCAGCGTATGGGCAATTGGCAGCAGCCAGAACACATCGGCGGCCGCATAATCGCATTGACGCGTAGAAAGCGGACGCGCCAGCCAGTCGGTACGCGATTCGCTTTTATCCAGTACTTCTCCGGTAAAGTTTTCTACCATCGCCGCAAAGCCCATCGACAGCGGACGGCCGCTAAAGGCAGCGAGGATTTGCGTATCAATCAGCGGCGTGGGCAACACGCCAAAGCTGTGCAGAAACACTTCCAGATCTTCACTACCGGCATGCAGGAATTTGGTTATGCGGGTGTCGCTCAACAGCTCGATTAGTGGTTGCCACTGGGTGATAGTCAGCGGGTCGACCAGCGTAATCTGCTCGCCATCGTAAATTTGCAGCAGGCCGAGCTGCGGATAGTAGGTACGGGTGCGAACAAATTCGGTATCGAGCGCAATCGCGCGATGCTGGCGCGCAGCGTCGCAGCAGGTCTGTAGCGCCTCATTGGTGGTGATATAGGTGTAATTCAAATCCGTGCTCTCTTGCCAGCGGTTCGTTTGCGTTGCTGATGAAATAACAATAAAAACGCCGGGTTACCCGGCGTTTTCTTTTCTATCTTAACATACTCGCGACGATCAGGCGGCAGGCGCTTTGTTTATCTCATCTCGCAGCTCGCGGCGGAGGATTTTACCCACATTGGTTTTAGGCAGTTCGGTACGAAACTCAACGATTTTCGGCACTTTATAGCCGGTCAAATGACGACGGCAGTGGGCAATTAGCTCATCTTTGGTCAGCGAATCATCCTTTTTAACGATACAGATTTTAACCGCCTCGCCAGAAAGATCGCTCGGCACGCCAATCGCCGCCGCCTCGCGTACTTTGGGATGCTGCATCACCACGTCTTCGATTTCGTTGGGATAGACATTGAACCCGGAAACCAGAATCATATCTTTTTTACGATCGACGATGCGTAAGAACCCTTCTTCATCAACGGTAACGATATCGCCGCTGTAGAGCCAGCCCTCTTTCAGCACCTCCTTGGTCGCCTCAGGACGCTGCCAGTAGCCCGTCATCACCTGCGGCCCTTTGATACAGAGCTCGCCCGGCTCGCCTGGCCGAACCTCCATGCCATTGTCATCCACCAGCTTAATTTCGGTAGAGGGAACCGGCAGGCCAATGCTGCCGTTATGACAGGTAATATCGTAGGGATTCACCGACACCAGCGGCGAACATTCGGTCAGCCCATAGCCTTCCAGCAGATAATGGCCGGTCAGCTTTTCCCAACGCTCCGCCACCGCCTTCTGCACTGACATCCCGCCGCCCGCCGACAGGCGCAACGTGGAGAAATCCAGCTGCTGGAAATTTTTATCATTCAGCAATGCATTAAACAGCGTATTGACCCCGGTGATAGCGGTAAAAGGATATTTGCCCAGCTCTTTGACAAAGCCGGGAATATCGCGCGGGTTGGTAATCAGCAAGTTTTGCCCACCCAGCTCAATAAACAGCAGGCAGTTCACCGTTAGCGCAAAGATGTGATACAGCGGCAATGCCGTTACCACCAGCTCTTTGCCATCGCGCAGCAGCGAGCCATAGGTGGCTTTGGTTTGTTCGAGATTTGCCTGCATATTGCGGTGGGTGAGCATCGCCCCTTTGGCGATGCCGGTGGTGCCACCGGTATACTGCAAGAAAGCCAGGTCATCATTCTGGATTTCCGGGCGGAAATAGTCGAGCTGAGCGCCCTGCAGCAGTACGCTGCGAAAAGAGACCGCATCCGGCAGGTTATATTTCGGCACCAGCCGCTTTATATATTTCACCACGAAGTTGACCAACGTGGCTTTGGCGGGTGAGAGCTGATCGCCGAGACGCGTCAGAATAACGTGCTTCACCGACGTTTTAGCCACCACTTTTTCCAGCGTATGCGCAAAGTTAGAGACAATCACAATCGCTTTGGCGCCGCTGTCATTCAGCTGATGCTCCAGCTCTCGCGGAGTATAGAGCGGGTTGACATTTACCACCACCATCCCGGCGCGCAGAATGCCGAACAGCGCAATCGGATACTGCAACAGGTTCGGCATCATGACGGCCACGCGGTCGCCTTTGCTTAATCCCAGCGACTGCTGCAGATAAGCGGCGAAGGCCCGACTACGCTGCTCCAGCTTACGAAAGCTCATCGCCTGACCCATATTAATAAATGCCGGACGATCGACATAACGCTGAGCCGCCTGTTCAAACAGATCGATAAGCGACGTATAACGATCGGCATTGATTTCAGCCGGGACATCGGCGGGATAACGGTTCAGCCAGACCTTATTCAAGGATTCACCTCGGAAATCATATTTATTCGCCATCGCAGCCTCAGCCCGCCTTTATTAACAATATTTTAACTCATTGTACCAGTATGCCTAACACCCGGCTTTCAGGCTGCGAAGCCCATCACTAAATTCTATGACTTTTAACAATAAAATGGCCCGGTCACATCCCCTGCGACCGGGCCGCTAATCACGTCTACCGCTGCCTTTATTCTGTCAGGATAGTTTGCACCTGTACCGGACCGGGATTGTAATAATTCCCCCACGGGCCGGGCCCCCAGTAACCGGGATGATGCCGTGTCGGCCCATACCAAATCCAGGGATCGATCGGCTGCATCGGCATCACGACCTGCTGCTGTACGCGCCAGCGTTGATAGCCGGCGACATCCACCACCACAAAGTTGTAGCTGGCCTTGCCGATCTCGCCTTTTTCGCTGCCCTTGATGGTGCCGACCACCGTAACCATTTGATTATTGACGTCAACCGGATCGACAAAGCCGTTGATATCAGCCCAGATCCGGCCAACCGAGGCCGCGCCCAGTCGGGGTCGCGCGGTGTCGTCCAGCGGCTGAGTGGCGATCTCCAGCCGCGTACGACCGTTAAGGTTAGTGACTTTTACTACCTTGCCGCCGAATCGCGCTTCCTGTCCGACATAGAGCTGAGGCGCGTTCATCACGCGCAGCAGATCCTGCTGCGGCATGGGCGAACGCCCCTTAACGGAATCCGGTACGGTTACGCAGCCGGTTAGCAGTAGCGTCGCTACCAGCAAGGCTGCCGCATGATTAAGATATTTACGCATAGCTTTCTCCAGAAACCTGCCTGTTTAGACTATTGCGTAATAAATAAGTTGCCGCCACTCTATTCGCGGCCCGGCAATTTTTTCCAGGCCACTTCATTACGTAAATAGGCCGGCTCTGCCTGCTCTGGCGGCAACGCCGCGCCCTGCTGCCACAGCTGCTGCGCCAGCGGCAACATCGCCTCTGCTGCGGGCAGCGTGATCTCGCTGGCCTGCAGCGTCAGCGGACTTTCCGCTATCAGATGCGGCCAGGCCGCCCAGCCGGTGCCGACCGTCATCCACTCGCCGGAGAGCTGCTGCATGCGCGCCAGCGCCGCGTCCGGCTTCAGCACCGCTTCACTTGCTTCACCCTGCCACTGGCCATCATCGGCACGCTGATATTCCGCCCAGTAGACCTCTCCCATGCGCGCATCGATTGCCGCCAGCACGCGACGGGCGCCGTGACGCTGCCAGGCAGCTTCCGCCATGGTCATCAGCGTGGAAACGCCAAGCAGCGGCAGGCCGGCGCCAAACGCCAGCCCCTGGGCGATGCCGATGCCGATGCGTACACCGGTAAAACTGCCCGGCCCACGGCCGAAGGCCAGCGCATCCAGCTGCGATAAGGCCAGCTGATGGCGCGTCAGCATCTCTTCTACCATTGGCAGAATACGCTGCGTATGCTCGCGCGCGCAGAGTTCAAAATGGGCGTCAACGACACCGTCCAGCAACAGCGCTACCGAACAGGCTTCAGTAGCAGTATCAAGAGCTAAAATTCGCGCGGACATAACAACCTCAGGCGAGAAATTTTTTTCGGCGCGCATCTTAGCACAGCCGCCGGGGAATTACTTCTCATCGGGACGATGCAGGAAGCTGACCGCCTGCTGCAGATCGCGGGTACGCGGCGTAGGCGGCAGGCTGTTAAGGAATACCGCGCCATAAGGCCGCATCACCAGGCGATTATCGCAAATCACCAGCACGCCGCGGTCATCCACATCACGGATTAAACGGCCCACGCCCTGCTTCAGGGTAATGACCGCATCGGGCAGTTGCACCTCATCGAAAGGATCGCCCCCGCGCAGCCGGCAATCTTCCATGCGCGCCTTAAGCAACGGGTCGTCCGGCGAGGTAAACGGCAGCTTATCGATAATGACCAGCGACAGCGCATCACCGGGCACATCCACCCCTTCCCAGAAGCTACTGGTGGCGACCAGCAGCGCATTGCCCGCCTCGATAAACTGTTTTAGCAGCTGCGCTTTGCCGGTTTCACCCTGCAGCAGCACCGGTAGCGTCAGGCTGGCGCGAAACTCCTCCGCCAGCGCACGCATCATCTGGTGCGAGGTACACAGAAAGAAGCAGCGGCCGTTATTCGCCTCGATCAGCGGCAGCAAACGGCGCGCCAGCTGTTTCGCCCCGCCCGGCTGATTTGGCGACGGCAGATCGCGCGGCACGCAAAGCAGCGCCTGACGCGCATAGTCAAACGGACTGTTCAGGATCATGCTCTGCGCCTGATGTACGCCAAGCCGATCCATAAAGTGGGTCATCTGTTCATTGACCGCCAGCGTCGCGGAGGTAAAAATCCACGCTGCCGGCCGTTCGCTAATCACCTCGCGAAAGCGTTCGGCAACGGAAAGCGGCGTCAACGCCAGCACAAAGTGTCTTGAGGTGCATTCGTACCAGTAGCTGAAGCCCGGCTCGCTGATATTCTTCAGCCGCTTTAGTCGGTTACGATACTGCGACGCGCGTTCGAAGGCGGCATCCAGCAGCGCCGAGCGCCCAAGCGACATTTTCGCTACGTCATAGCACAGCTCCAGCGCATCATCCAACAATGTCAGGGCACGCTGAACATCACGGTCGTTAAGGATTTCGCGCAGGTTGCCGCGAAAACCAGGGTCGCCCAGCGCCAGACGAAAATCCTGCGTGCTTTGCGCCAGCCGGTCGGCTGCTTTTTGCAGCTGCTGGACGTCGCGTACTTCGGTGCGATAGGCAATGGTGATATCTTTCGCCAGATCCAGCAACTGACGGCTGGAAAGCTGCTGACCAAAATATTGGCTGGCGATATCGGGCACCTGATGCGCCTCATCGAAGATCATCACGTCCGCTTCGGGGATCAGTTCAGCGAATCCACTCTCTTTTACCACCATATCGGCCAGGAACAGGTGATGGTTCACCACCACCACGTCGGCATCCATCGCACGGCGACGCGCCTTTACCACAAAGCACTCTTTATACAGCGGGCAGTCGTTGCCGAGGCAGTTATCATTGGTGCTGGTGACTAGCGGCCAGATCGTGCTGTCTTCCGCTACGCCGCTACAGCTGCTGATATCGCCATCCGAAGTTTCGCTGGCCCAGCGGCGCAGCCAGACCAGATCGCTGAGCGTTTGTACGGTCAGCTCACCGCCGGTCATGCTCTGCTGCTCCAGACGTTCGAGGCAGAGATAGTTGGAACGCCCTTTTAGTAGCGCCGTTTTGCCTTTATAGGCCAGCGCTTTCGTCACTTTGGGCAGGTCGCGGCTGTAAAGTTGATCCTGTAACGCTTTTGATCCGGTGGAGATAATCGCTTTTTTGCCGGCACGTAATACCGGCACCAGGTAGGCGTAGGTTTTTCCCGTGCCGGTCCCGGCCTCTACCACCAGCTCGCCACGTTGTTCAATGGCCTGCGTGACCGCCACGGCCATCAGCTGCTGCGCCTCACGCGGGCGGAAACCCGGTATTGCCTGCGCTAAAGCGCCATCGGCTGCAAAATCGTCTGCCACATATCCTCACTGGTTGTGTTAAAACGGCCTGATTATACCTTAAATAGTTTGAGCGGCAGGAGATAACGCGCCGGCCATCATCTTAATGACAGCGCAGGCGTAACTGTGCCAGGCTAACGGCGAAAAAATGGAATAAGGAATAAGCTATGTCAGTTACCCGTATCGATCCTGAACATCGTATGTCAGAAGCCGTAGTACACAACGATACCGTTTATTACACCAGCGTGCCGGAAAACCTGGATGAGGACGCTGAAGCGCAAACGGCAAATGCGCTGGCCGTTATCGACCAGCTGCTGACGCGTGTCGGTTCGGATAAAAGCCGCATCTTGGACGCCACGATTTTTCTGGTTGATAAAGCGGATTTTGCCGCGATGAACCGGGCGTGGGATGCCTGGGTTTCACCAGGCAATGCCCCGGTGCGCTGCACTGTTCAAGCCGGTTTGATGAACCCAAAATATAAAGTAGAAATTAAAATTATCGCTGCGCTCAACCCCGCCTGATCAGGCTTCGTCTTCGTCATCCTCTTCGAAGAGCGCCGCAACATGTCCGCCAGTATGCGTCTGGCGGATTTCCTGGGCCACCCGGGTAATCGCTTCTCCACTGCTCATCCCTTCGGCCATCAGCTGATGAATACGCTCCACCGCCTGTTGTTGCTGTTCATGGCTTAACGCCGGTAAACCTGTAGACATAATGGCTCCTGTTAATAGTTGAACGATCATAACCTGCCTGAACGGTATGTTCGAAGCGGGTCAGCCATCTGGCTGGTTTACGATAAACAAACAGATGCCAGCAACGGAAAAATATGCCAGGCTTGCCGTTTGATTACCACCCATGCTGCTAAAAGTGATGCCCGTAGTCTACCACGCTTTACCCTATACGCCTGATGCGCTTTCTGAACTCTTTGGTCGCGTAGCACATTTGCCCTGGGCGATGCTGCTCAGCTCCGGCACTGCCGATCATCCCGATAGCCGCTTCGATATGATGGTGGCCGATCCGGTTGCGACGCTGGAAACACATGGCGCCGTCACCCGCATCATTAAAGGTGACAGTGTCACTGAATCTACCGCAGATCCGTTGCGTTTACTGGAGACCGAACAGGCCAGCCTGCTCTCTAAGGTAGCGCCGCGAGACGATCTACCGTTTCAGGGCGGCGCGCTTGGCCTGTTTGGCTACGATTTAGGCCGCCGGTTTGAGCGCCTGCCGCAACAGGCCGTGGCGGATATCGCCACACCGGATATGGCGACAGGCATTTATGACTGGGTGCTGATTGCCGATCATCAGCAACAGACGCTGACGCTGGTCGATCATCAGCCGGACGGCGCGCGGCTACGCTGGCTGGAGGCGCTGCCGACGCCGCCCGAAACCGCGCCTTTTCGCCTGACGCGCCGCTGGCAATCCAATATGACGCCGGAGAGCTACCGCGCACGCTTCGATCGTATTCAGGCCTGGCTGCAGGCTGGCGATTGCTATCAGGTTAATCTGGCGCAGCGTTTTCAGGCGGGCTACGAAGGCGATGAATGGCAGGCGTTCCGGCGGCTGAATGAGAGTAACCGCGCCCCGTTCAGCGCTTTTTTACGTTTGCCGGAGAGCGTGATTCTGAGCCTGTCGCCAGAGCGTTTTCTTTCGCTAAAGCATGATGTGATTGAAACCCGGCCGATTAAGGGCACGCTGCCGCGTCTGGCGGATGAACAGGCCGATCGGCTGCAGGCGCAAAAACTGGCGCAGTCGGAAAAAGATCGCGCCGAAAACTTAATGATTGTCGATCTGCTGCGCAATGATATTGGCCGCGTCGCGGTGCCGGGCAGCGTGCGGGTGCCGGAGCTGTTTGTAGTTGAGCCTTTTCCTGCCGTTCATCATCTGGTCAGTACCATTCATGCTCGTCTGAAGCCGGAGCTGAGCGCCGGCGATCTGCTGCGCGCCTGTTTCCCGGGCGGATCGATTACCGGCGCGCCCAAGGTGCGGGCGATGGAGATCATTGAAGCGCTGGAGCCGCAGCGCCGTAACGCCTGGTGCGGCAGTATCGGCTATTTAAGCTGCTGCGGCGGCATGGACAGCAGCATTACCATTCGCACCTTGATTGCGGAACGCGGTCAACTTTACTGTGCGGCAGGCGGCGGGATCGTTGCCGACAGCGAAGCTGAACTGGAGTACCAGGAAACGCTGCATAAGCTGGGCCGTATTTTACCTTTGCTGGAGGATAGCGCACCCGATGACTGCACCGCTGACGCTTAATAGTTTTCTGACGCGCTTTCAGCTTCAGTCTCCCCCGCCGTCGCCGGAGCTGGCGCCCGCCCGCCGTCAGGCGGCGGTGCTGGTGCCGATTGTTGCGCGCGAAGAGCCGGGGCTGCTGCTCACGCGACGCGCGCCCTGGCTACGTAAGCATGCGGGTCAGGTGGCGTTTCCCGGCGGCATGCGCGATGCCAGCGATCCTTCGCTGACGTTTACTGCCTTACGCGAGGCGCGCGAGGAGATCGCCTTGCAGACGCAGAATGTGCGCCTTATCGGTACGCTGCCGACGGTCGGCAGCAGTAGCGGTTTTCAGGTGACGCCGGTGGTGGGAATTATTCCGCCCGATTTACCGCTACAGCCCAGCGCCGACGAAGTGGATGCTATTTTTGAGATGCCGTTACAGGAGGCCTTGCGCCTTTCGCGCTATACGCCGTTGGATATTCATCGTGAAGGCGTTGCTCATCAGGTCTGGCTTTCCTGGTATCAGGACTATTTCGTCTGGGGTATGACGGCGGGCATTATCCGCCAGCTTAGCCTGCAGGTTATGCCGGAATTGTTAACCGATTAATCAAATAAATATTGGGTAAAAAGTATTCTTTCCGTGATTTTTCACTAAATTTTCCTCAGTAAGCGATCCGAATCACTTCCTTCCTACTAAAAACTCGTTATATTTAGCGCGCTCTCACCAGGAAGTTTCTGAGGCGTTGCGCATGATATTGGTTCAGGAAACAGGCCTGCGCGGCGGGTGCTTATGGCGCCTGTGCCGAATAAGATTTTTTAGCCAAATTAATGAATTTATTTCATGCGAAAAGATGAATTTTCAACCACCAGGATCATTACTATACGCTGAATATTTCGCGTTACAGGCAGTTAGCGACCCCATGAACCGCACACTGAGTTCAGGCGCCTGCAATCTGAAGTATGACGGGTATATATGCAGAGTATTGTTTGCTGCAAAATTAATAATTAAGGAGCGTGTAGCGTGATTAGCGTTTTCGACATGTTTAAGATCGGCATTGGCCCGTCCAGTTCCCATACGCTGGGTCCGATGAAAGCCGGCAAACAATTTGTCGATGATTTGAGCCGCGATAACCGGCTGTTGGACGTTACGCGCATCGCCGTGGAGGTATACGGCTCGCTCTCGCTCACCGGCAAAGGCCACCATACCGATATCGCCATTATTATGGGCCTTTCCGGCGCTTCGCCTGAAAGCGTAGATATTGATGCCATTCCCGCTTTTATCCGTGATGTTGAACAGCGCGAGCGCCTGCTGCTGGCCAACGGTCAGCATGAGGTGGATTTTCCTCGCGAAGGCGGCATGAATTTCCGCAGTGAAAACCTTTCTCGTCATGAGAATGCTATGCGTATCCATGCATTCGCGGGCGAAACCTGTATCTACAGCAAAACCTATTATTCTATCGGCGGCGGTTTTATCGTTGATGATGAGCACTTTGGCGAGCCGGTGCTGGATGAGGTTTCGGTGCCTTATCCATTTAATTCGGCAAAAGAGCTGTTGGCGCACTGTCGTGAAACCGGCCTTTCTGTTTCCGGCCTGGTGATGAAAAACGAGCTGGCACTGCACAGCCGTCAGGAGATTGAGAGCTATTTTGCCGCCGTCTGGCAGACTATGCGCGACTGTATCGATCGCGGGCTGAATACCGAAGGCGTGTTGCCTGGCCCGTTACGAGTACCGCGACGTGCCGCCGCGCTGCGCCGGATGCTGGTCTCTTCCGGCAAGCATTCTAACGATCCGATGGTGGTGATCGACTGGGTGAATATGTTCGCACTGGCGGTTAATGAAGAGAACGCCGCCGGCGGACGCGTGGTTACCGCGCCGACTAACGGCGCCTGCGGCATCGTGCCCGCCGTGCTGGCCTATTACGATCACTTTATCGAATCGGTTAGTCCCGATATTTTTATCCGCTATTTTCTGGCCTCGGGCGCCGTTGGCGTGCTGTATAAGATGAACGCCTCGATCTCTGGCGCGGAAGTGGGCTGTCAGGGCGAAGTGGGCGTAGCCTGTTCGATGGCAGCGGCCGGTTTGGCAGAGCTGCTGGGCGCCAGCCCGGAGCAGGTATGCGTTGCCGCGGAGATCGGTATGGAGCATAACCTGGGT
This Mixta hanseatica DNA region includes the following protein-coding sequences:
- a CDS encoding YoaH family protein; its protein translation is MSTGLPALSHEQQQQAVERIHQLMAEGMSSGEAITRVAQEIRQTHTGGHVAALFEEDDEDEA
- a CDS encoding CoA pyrophosphatase codes for the protein MTAPLTLNSFLTRFQLQSPPPSPELAPARRQAAVLVPIVAREEPGLLLTRRAPWLRKHAGQVAFPGGMRDASDPSLTFTALREAREEIALQTQNVRLIGTLPTVGSSSGFQVTPVVGIIPPDLPLQPSADEVDAIFEMPLQEALRLSRYTPLDIHREGVAHQVWLSWYQDYFVWGMTAGIIRQLSLQVMPELLTD
- a CDS encoding RidA family protein, with protein sequence MSVTRIDPEHRMSEAVVHNDTVYYTSVPENLDEDAEAQTANALAVIDQLLTRVGSDKSRILDATIFLVDKADFAAMNRAWDAWVSPGNAPVRCTVQAGLMNPKYKVEIKIIAALNPA
- the tsaB gene encoding tRNA (adenosine(37)-N6)-threonylcarbamoyltransferase complex dimerization subunit type 1 TsaB — encoded protein: MSARILALDTATEACSVALLLDGVVDAHFELCAREHTQRILPMVEEMLTRHQLALSQLDALAFGRGPGSFTGVRIGIGIAQGLAFGAGLPLLGVSTLMTMAEAAWQRHGARRVLAAIDARMGEVYWAEYQRADDGQWQGEASEAVLKPDAALARMQQLSGEWMTVGTGWAAWPHLIAESPLTLQASEITLPAAEAMLPLAQQLWQQGAALPPEQAEPAYLRNEVAWKKLPGRE
- the pabB gene encoding aminodeoxychorismate synthase component 1; the protein is MPVVYHALPYTPDALSELFGRVAHLPWAMLLSSGTADHPDSRFDMMVADPVATLETHGAVTRIIKGDSVTESTADPLRLLETEQASLLSKVAPRDDLPFQGGALGLFGYDLGRRFERLPQQAVADIATPDMATGIYDWVLIADHQQQTLTLVDHQPDGARLRWLEALPTPPETAPFRLTRRWQSNMTPESYRARFDRIQAWLQAGDCYQVNLAQRFQAGYEGDEWQAFRRLNESNRAPFSAFLRLPESVILSLSPERFLSLKHDVIETRPIKGTLPRLADEQADRLQAQKLAQSEKDRAENLMIVDLLRNDIGRVAVPGSVRVPELFVVEPFPAVHHLVSTIHARLKPELSAGDLLRACFPGGSITGAPKVRAMEIIEALEPQRRNAWCGSIGYLSCCGGMDSSITIRTLIAERGQLYCAAGGGIVADSEAELEYQETLHKLGRILPLLEDSAPDDCTADA
- a CDS encoding ATP-dependent DNA helicase produces the protein MADDFAADGALAQAIPGFRPREAQQLMAVAVTQAIEQRGELVVEAGTGTGKTYAYLVPVLRAGKKAIISTGSKALQDQLYSRDLPKVTKALAYKGKTALLKGRSNYLCLERLEQQSMTGGELTVQTLSDLVWLRRWASETSDGDISSCSGVAEDSTIWPLVTSTNDNCLGNDCPLYKECFVVKARRRAMDADVVVVNHHLFLADMVVKESGFAELIPEADVMIFDEAHQVPDIASQYFGQQLSSRQLLDLAKDITIAYRTEVRDVQQLQKAADRLAQSTQDFRLALGDPGFRGNLREILNDRDVQRALTLLDDALELCYDVAKMSLGRSALLDAAFERASQYRNRLKRLKNISEPGFSYWYECTSRHFVLALTPLSVAERFREVISERPAAWIFTSATLAVNEQMTHFMDRLGVHQAQSMILNSPFDYARQALLCVPRDLPSPNQPGGAKQLARRLLPLIEANNGRCFFLCTSHQMMRALAEEFRASLTLPVLLQGETGKAQLLKQFIEAGNALLVATSSFWEGVDVPGDALSLVIIDKLPFTSPDDPLLKARMEDCRLRGGDPFDEVQLPDAVITLKQGVGRLIRDVDDRGVLVICDNRLVMRPYGAVFLNSLPPTPRTRDLQQAVSFLHRPDEK